A single genomic interval of Alistipes provencensis harbors:
- a CDS encoding helix-turn-helix transcriptional regulator, with amino-acid sequence MYKNGGYTGDDRMCDLVCDRYAVLQVMSRFGIALGFGDKTIAEVCAENKVDAATFLAVVNMLMNFGNGAELAGEVSVRSLTDYLHNSHSYFLDFRLPAIRRKLIEAVDCAQSDVSFAIMRFFDEYAAEVQRHMSYEEQTVFPYVESLLAGEKSTVYSIDIFRRQHDQVEIKLRELKNIIIKYYPSGSTNELNGVLFDIFNCEHELASHNAVEDEIFIPAVERLAATGPRVVKPEPLSVREKEIIVCVVKGMTNKQIADALCISAHTVITHRRNIAAKLQIHSAAGLTIYAIVNKLVELSEIKDTITDSQS; translated from the coding sequence ATGTATAAGAATGGAGGATATACGGGCGACGACAGGATGTGTGATCTGGTGTGCGACCGCTATGCCGTGTTGCAGGTGATGAGCCGTTTCGGTATCGCACTGGGGTTCGGCGACAAGACCATCGCCGAGGTGTGTGCTGAGAACAAGGTCGATGCCGCGACGTTCCTCGCGGTGGTCAACATGCTGATGAACTTCGGCAACGGCGCCGAACTGGCCGGCGAGGTCTCGGTCCGGTCGCTGACCGACTATCTGCACAACTCGCACAGCTATTTCCTCGACTTCCGGCTGCCGGCCATCCGCCGCAAGCTGATCGAGGCCGTCGACTGCGCCCAGAGCGACGTGTCGTTCGCCATCATGCGCTTTTTCGACGAGTATGCCGCCGAGGTTCAGCGGCATATGTCCTACGAGGAACAGACGGTTTTTCCCTATGTCGAGTCGCTGTTGGCCGGTGAGAAAAGTACGGTCTATTCGATCGACATTTTCCGGCGCCAGCACGATCAGGTGGAGATCAAGCTCCGCGAGCTGAAGAACATCATCATCAAATACTACCCTTCGGGCAGTACGAACGAGCTGAACGGCGTGTTGTTCGACATCTTCAACTGCGAACACGAACTCGCTTCGCACAACGCCGTCGAGGACGAAATTTTCATCCCGGCCGTCGAGCGGCTGGCGGCGACGGGACCCCGCGTGGTGAAACCCGAACCGCTGAGCGTCCGCGAGAAGGAGATCATCGTCTGCGTGGTGAAGGGCATGACCAACAAGCAGATCGCCGATGCCCTCTGCATCTCGGCCCACACCGTCATCACCCATCGCCGCAACATCGCCGCCAAGCTGCAGATACACTCCGCAGCGGGGCTTACGATCTATGCCATCGTCAATAAACTGGTCGAACTGTCCGAGATCAAGGATACCATAACCGATTCGCAGTCATGA
- a CDS encoding LTA synthase family protein: protein MRRKLAFPVAVFCATVVMMAVQKPVFMAYYAVEASGAGFRGWVDVLRHGLTLDLTVAGYVTVLPILVTLLSLWIRLPERLWRGVLTTWFVLVAVATAVIFAVDVALYEHWGFRIDSTVLIYLTDPEEAMASVDFWLGVRQTLLAVVYAAGMIWGYRRILGIFDGRAVGWRVALLGSVAVVMLAGFDFLAIRGGTGASVANVSKVYFSPTQFLNHAATNPVFSFLASLGDRVDYADEYPFFEEPVRAAKFDALRGNAAAGPTEPVLNTSRPNVVIVILESFARTVMDAEVDGEPVMPHMQRLKREGIWFENFFANSFRTDRGEVAILSGFPAQTRMSIMKLPAKSRNLPSVARSLAGAGYATSFAYGGDLNFTNQASYMYATGWQELTWQKDLHFGTPAADWGYDDALMCDWFADRVIALNDAGKPFLAGLLTLSSHTPFDVPYSKFDDKVLNAMAFSDECVGKMIDRLKASPAWKDLLVVLVADHGYPYPRTLTYNEPLRHRIPMIWTGGAVAEPRVVEAYAAQIDIAATLLAQLGIAHGDFDYSKDIFAPTPPRKFAYYTFNDGFGVVDASGEAVWDATGDRVVTATNPELLDIGRTMLQTTYVDIGSR, encoded by the coding sequence ATGCGCCGAAAACTCGCTTTCCCCGTTGCCGTGTTCTGTGCGACCGTTGTGATGATGGCCGTGCAGAAACCCGTGTTCATGGCTTATTACGCCGTGGAGGCATCCGGAGCGGGCTTTCGCGGGTGGGTCGACGTGCTGCGGCACGGCTTGACGCTCGATCTCACGGTCGCGGGGTATGTCACCGTGCTGCCGATTCTCGTGACGCTGCTCTCGCTGTGGATTCGCCTCCCGGAGCGGCTGTGGCGGGGTGTGCTGACGACTTGGTTCGTGCTGGTCGCCGTGGCGACGGCCGTGATCTTCGCCGTCGACGTCGCCCTGTACGAGCATTGGGGATTCCGCATCGATTCGACGGTGCTGATCTACCTCACCGATCCCGAGGAGGCGATGGCGAGCGTCGATTTCTGGCTCGGCGTGCGGCAGACACTGTTGGCTGTGGTTTATGCTGCGGGGATGATCTGGGGCTACCGCCGCATTCTCGGCATCTTCGATGGACGCGCTGTCGGCTGGCGGGTCGCTTTGTTGGGCAGCGTCGCCGTAGTGATGCTTGCCGGATTCGATTTTCTGGCCATCCGGGGCGGTACGGGGGCTTCGGTGGCCAATGTCTCGAAGGTCTATTTCAGCCCGACGCAGTTTCTGAACCATGCCGCCACGAATCCCGTCTTCTCGTTCCTCGCCAGTCTGGGCGACCGGGTCGATTATGCCGACGAATATCCTTTCTTCGAAGAGCCGGTGCGTGCCGCGAAGTTCGACGCCCTGCGGGGCAACGCGGCGGCAGGACCGACGGAGCCGGTGCTGAACACCAGCCGTCCTAACGTCGTGATCGTCATTCTGGAGAGTTTTGCCCGCACGGTGATGGATGCCGAGGTCGACGGGGAGCCCGTCATGCCGCACATGCAGCGGCTGAAGCGCGAGGGCATCTGGTTCGAGAATTTTTTCGCCAATTCGTTCCGCACCGATCGCGGCGAGGTGGCGATTCTTAGCGGATTTCCGGCCCAGACGCGCATGTCGATCATGAAACTCCCGGCCAAGAGCCGCAACCTGCCCTCGGTGGCCCGTTCGCTGGCCGGAGCGGGTTATGCGACGAGTTTCGCCTATGGCGGAGACCTCAATTTCACGAATCAGGCCTCCTATATGTACGCCACGGGGTGGCAGGAGCTGACGTGGCAGAAAGACCTGCATTTCGGGACTCCTGCGGCCGACTGGGGCTACGACGATGCGCTGATGTGCGACTGGTTCGCCGATCGGGTGATCGCGCTGAACGATGCCGGAAAACCTTTTCTTGCGGGGCTGCTCACGCTGAGCAGCCATACTCCCTTCGACGTTCCCTATTCGAAATTCGATGACAAGGTGCTGAACGCCATGGCCTTCTCCGACGAGTGCGTCGGGAAGATGATCGACCGTCTGAAAGCCTCTCCCGCATGGAAAGACCTGCTCGTGGTGCTGGTGGCCGACCACGGCTATCCCTACCCGCGGACACTGACCTATAACGAGCCCCTGCGCCACCGCATCCCGATGATCTGGACGGGCGGTGCGGTCGCGGAACCCCGCGTGGTGGAAGCGTACGCCGCGCAGATCGACATTGCCGCGACGCTGCTGGCCCAGTTGGGCATTGCGCACGGTGATTTCGATTACAGCAAGGACATTTTCGCACCGACCCCCCCCCGCAAGTTCGCCTACTATACCTTCAACGATGGCTTCGGCGTCGTGGATGCTTCGGGCGAGGCGGTGTGGGACGCGACGGGCGACCGGGTGGTGACGGCGACGAATCCCGAGCTGCTCGACATCGGCCGCACGATGTTGCAGACGACTTATGTGGATATCGGAAGCCGCTGA
- the upp gene encoding uracil phosphoribosyltransferase, translating to MTLHILSEQNTVLNKFIAQIRDKQIQKDSMRFRRNMERIGEITAYEISKALNYKPCVVETPLGEATVEMIDDQLVVATILRAGLPYHQGFLNYFDDAQNAFVSAYRKSTKDGKFTVKVEYISCGSLEGKTLLLVDPMLATGSSLVLTYNALCERGGTPAYTHVAAVVASEQGIDYAMKNMPRKTTTIWTAVVDEELTSRAYIVPGIGDAGDLAYGEKI from the coding sequence ATGACGTTGCATATCCTCTCCGAGCAGAACACGGTTCTCAACAAATTCATCGCCCAGATCCGTGACAAACAGATTCAGAAGGACTCGATGCGCTTCCGCCGCAACATGGAGCGTATCGGGGAGATCACGGCCTACGAGATTTCGAAGGCGCTCAACTACAAACCGTGTGTGGTCGAGACGCCGCTGGGCGAAGCCACCGTCGAGATGATCGACGACCAGTTGGTCGTGGCGACGATTCTCCGCGCGGGGCTTCCCTACCATCAAGGGTTTCTGAACTACTTCGACGATGCCCAGAATGCCTTCGTGTCGGCCTACCGCAAGAGCACCAAGGACGGCAAGTTCACCGTGAAGGTCGAGTACATTTCGTGCGGCAGTCTGGAGGGCAAGACGCTGTTGCTGGTCGACCCGATGCTGGCCACGGGATCGTCGCTCGTGCTGACCTACAATGCGTTGTGCGAGCGGGGCGGCACTCCCGCCTATACCCATGTCGCGGCGGTCGTCGCCAGCGAACAGGGTATCGACTACGCGATGAAGAACATGCCGCGCAAGACCACGACCATCTGGACGGCGGTTGTCGACGAGGAGTTGACCTCGCGGGCCTACATCGTTCCCGGTATCGGCGATGCGGGGGATTTGGCCTACGGCGAAAAAATCTGA